Proteins from a single region of Oreochromis niloticus isolate F11D_XX linkage group LG7, O_niloticus_UMD_NMBU, whole genome shotgun sequence:
- the rab3il1 gene encoding guanine nucleotide exchange factor for Rab-3A isoform X5 has translation MEGGDQVGPTSIRGHGQLSRLRSSSLEIREKGSEILREQLDAAKKELKLKDKECERLSQVRNQLEQELEELTASLFEEAHKMVRDANVKQAASEKQLKEAQGKIDVLQAEVTALKTLVLTSTPSSPNRQLHPQLQSSGTRGSYKSHIRNKSASGAFPLSPAKKEVSSVSIQPVSKEDREPAAPALLSLIFCLIPGQSVSMTYDPQWQKQTEGIGTDGRQMDSILFAEFLMWKERPSLDRSSAFLSRIYREDIGPCLSFTRSELSQLVQSAVENNSLTIEPVAMSALPMVKASAIECGGPNGFRAAVETKCALSGLSRLCKHRIKLGDKESYYYISPSSRARITAVCNFFTYIRYIQQGLVRHDAEQMFWEIMRLRREMNVAKLGFYLTDQG, from the exons ATGGAGGGAGGAGACCAGGTCGGGCCCACCTCAATCCGAGGCCATGGCCAGCTCTCCCGGCTTCGCAGCTCCTCCCTGGAGATCAGGGAAAAAGGGTCAGAGATCCTCAGGGAACAGCTGGATGCTGCAAAGAAG GAACTGAAACTAAAGGACAAGGAGTGCGAGCGTCTGTCGCAAGTTAGGAATCAGCTGGAGCAGGAGCTAGAGGAGCTGACAGCCAGTCTGTTTGAG GAGGCTCACAAGATGGTGCGTGACGCTAACGTGAAACAAGCAGCTTCAGAGAAACAGCTCAAGGAGGCTCAGGGGAAG ATTGATGTTCTGCAAGCAGAAGTGACGGCACTCAAGACTCTGGTGTTGACGTCCACACCTTCTTCACCAAACCGCCAGCTGCATCCACAGCTGCAGTCTTCGGGTACCAGGGGATCGTACAAATCGCACATCCGAAACAAGAGCGCCAGCGGTGCATTTCCACTCTCACctgcaaaaaaagaagtttCCTCAGTTTCCATTCAGCCTGTGTCCAAAGAGGACCGAGAG CCTGCCGCTCCTGCCCTCCTCTCTCTGATCTTCTGTCTGATACCTGGCCAGTCTGTCAGTATGACCTATGACCCTCAATGGCAAAAACAGACGGAGGGGATAGGCACTGATGGCAGACAG ATGGACTCCATTTTATTTGCTGAGTTTTTGATGTGGAAGGAACGCCCGAGTCTGGACCGCTCCTCTGCCTTCCTGAGTCGTATTTACAGAGAAGACATCGGGCCCTGCCTCTCCTTCACGAGATCAGAG CTGTCCCAGCTGGTTCAGAGCGCAGTGGAGAACAACTCTCTGACCATCGAGCCTGTCGCCATGTCGGCACTACCGATGGTTAAAGCCTCAGCTATAGAGTGTGGAGGTCCTAA tggcTTTAGGGCTGCAGTAGAGAC AAAATGTGCATTAAGTGGCCTGTCACGGCTTTGCAAACATCGCATTAAACTTGGCGACAAAGAGAGCTACTATTACATCTCACCTTCCAGCCGAGCACGG ATCACGGCTGTCTGCAATTTCTTCACTTATATCCGCTACATCCAGCAGGGCCTGGTGAGACATGATG CGGAGCAGATGTTCTGGGAAATCATGCGTCTTCGTAGAGAGATGAATGTGGCCAAATTAGGTTTCTACCTCACTGACCAGGGCTAG